Proteins from a single region of Eremothecium gossypii ATCC 10895 chromosome VI, complete sequence:
- the TFC4 gene encoding transcription factor TFIIIC subunit TFC4 (Syntenic homolog of Saccharomyces cerevisiae YGR047C (TFC4)), translated as MSENDQIDEERFYENLDQWRELIQEKNDVDPGNAKAGAYEYNEDEAESYEYGEGLSGDEQYDSANDDEELMAVFSDYGESDNEYDQQDFMDAIREANNFKVKKSSKKQSRGQGLSKLRQRAIDPEVAQLLSEANEAFVRNDIQVAEQLYNEVIKKDAKNFAAYKTLGDIYHLQGRYNDCCNSWFLAAHLNPSDWEFWKMVATLSSELKHIRQAVYCYSRAISMNPQEWECIYSRAMLYKDTGQLGRSLEGFQRLYKHSPYDSNILRELAVLYVEYGRVQDAIMLYMKVFENNVARREAIIAAAENVVESSEDEASDDEGDDYADEVEVEDDEEAQYYPNVNLKKINKKYRCVLFDWSALNILAELFLKQSSENQGIKMIKTCARWIQHREQQSFWDDVQDDSEFDDRRFKNSRYQSLPSYEKSKDHNLPIDIRVRLGLLRLNNKHIIEAMNQFQFLYSENFADIADLYFEVAVNLTKMDKFQEAIEFFVPLLEIPEYQTPDLYKPLSKCYREVEDYENAKEIFTKLVELMPEDLETKLTLAEIHYHLGEHDTFDRILLEVVEARKKQAAAATDSSAEAHKLTNHQTEQKPLEERQKSLLGTGKPLLQDIGINRSNIRRRRTPQDIEREKKEREKKITLSVLDKYGKLKIYRQGLEQHDKNQTTLWIDTASDLIDIFSSVKNFFVKSRSKKFVGIIKRTRKFNKVIDYRIERLSKLSEGDNLLDGLPLLEERVILTSTTELRGLTYDKWFELFMELALNITKYQSVEDGLSIIETAQQVNVFVQDPARVKVMKFVKLAIVLHLDDEEELVENLRGLLNQFQFGRKPLQVFMYSLSSGQMSLDILSSTVQQKFFLRQLKAFDSIRFSQHVSGQASVTNKAVSNPAKKNSPYLHYIYATLLYSSKGFMSALQYLSRMDPELSEDPMVNFLMGLCYIHRSMQRLTGTRHFQILQGFRCLYNYHRIRSTKYTELERQEADYNIGRSFHLLGLFSNAVKYYDKVLNDYDDVMLKKHAAYNLVLIYNESGNPELAGHIMDKYLSI; from the coding sequence ATGTCAGAGAATGACCAAATTGATGAGGAGAGGTTTTACGAGAACTTGGACCAGTGGCGGGAGTTGATCCAAGAGAAAAACGATGTTGACCCCGGAAACGCGAAGGCTGGCGCGTACGAGTATAACGAGGATGAGGCTGAAAGCTATGAATATGGCGAGGGCTTGTCAGGGGATGAGCAGTACGATAGTGCGAATGATGATGAAGAGTTGATGGCAGTGTTTTCGGACTATGGAGAGTCGGACAACGAATACGATCAGCAAGATTTCATGGATGCGATCCGCGAGGCGAACAACTTTAAAGTGAAGAAGAGTTCAAAGAAACAGAGCCGAGGGCAGGGATTGAGTAAGCTCCGGCAGCGCGCTATCGATCCGGAAGTGGCACAACTTTTATCGGAAGCCAACGAGGCGTTTGTGCGTAACGATATACAGGTTGCCGAGCAGCTTTATAATGAGGTTATCAAGAAAGATGCAAAGAATTTTGCAGCATATAAGACGCTGGGCGATATATATCACCTACAGGGACGCTACAATGATTGTTGTAACTCCTGGTTTTTGGCCGCTCACCTTAATCCGTCGGACTGGGAGTTCTGGAAGATGGTAGCTACTTTGTCGTCAGAGTTGAAGCACATACGACAAGCCGTATATTGCTACTCCAGGGCTATCAGTATGAATCCTCAGGAGTGGGAGTGTATATACAGCAGGGCGATGTTGTACAAGGACACGGGTCAGCTGGGAAGATCGCTTGAAGGTTTCCAAAGACTTTACAAACATAGCCCGTACGACTCCAACATTTTACGTGAACTGGCTGTTTTATATGTTGAGTATGGTCGCGTTCAGGACGCAATTATGCTCTATATGAAGGTTTTTGAAAATAATGTTGCCAGAAGAGAGGCAATAATAGCCGCCGCGGAGAACGTCGTAGAGTCGTCGGAAGATGAAGCTAGCGATGATGAAGGGGATGATTATGCGGACGAAGTTGAGGTCGAGGACGATGAGGAGGCACAGTACTACCCCAATGTCAACTTGAAGAAAATTAACAAGAAATATCGATGTGTTTTATTCGACTGGTCAGCCTTAAATATTTTGGCTGAGCTATTCTTGAAACAATCGAGCGAAAATCAGGGTATTAAAATGATCAAAACATGCGCGCGCTGGATTCAGCACCGAGAGCAGCAGTCATTTTGGGATGACGTGCAGGATGACTCTGAGTTTGATGATCGGCGGTTTAAAAATTCCCGTTATCAGTCATTACCATCGTATGAGAAGTCAAAGGACCACAATCTTCCAATTGACATTCGCGTACGTCTAGGATTGCTGCGACTCAATAACAAGCACATAATAGAGGCAATGAACCAATTCCAATTTCTTTACAGTGAGAATTTTGCCGATATTGCGGATCTATATTTTGAAGTTGCTGTAAACCTGACCAAGATGGACAAGTTTCAGGAAGCAATAGAGTTCTTTGTACCACTGCTAGAGATTCCAGAATATCAAACGCCTGATCTCTACAAACCGCTAAGCAAATGCTACAGGGAAGTTGAAGACTACGAGAATGCAAAAGAAATTTTTACTAAGCTTGTAGAATTAATGCCTGAGGACCTAGAAACCAAGCTGACGCTGGCCGAGATTCATTATCACTTGGGAGAACATGATACTTTTGATCGAATTTTGCTAGAGGTTGTGGAAGCTAGGAAGAAgcaggctgctgctgcaacTGATAGCTCCGCTGAAGCTCATAAGCTGACTAACCATCAAACGGAGCAAAAACCGTTAGAAGAACGACAGAAATCTTTGTTGGGTACTGGCAAGCCCTTACTTCAGGATATTGGTATCAATAGATCAAACATAAGAAGAAGGCGTACCCCTCAGGATATTGAACGAGAAAAGAAGGAACGAGAAAAGAAGATTACATTGAGTGTTTTGGACAAATATGGCAAGTTAAAAATCTATAGGCAGGGTTTGGAGCAGCATGATAAAAACCAAACGACACTATGGATTGACACGGCATCGGACCTAATAGATATTTTCTCCAGTGTTAAAAACTTCTTCGTCAAGAGTCGATCTAAGAAGTTCGTGGGAATCATTAAGAGAACTCGCAAGTTTAACAAAGTTATTGACTACAGGATAGAACGTTTATCAAAACTTTCGGAGGGTGATAACCTATTGGATGGGTTGCCTCTTCTGGAAGAACGAGTTATTTTAACTTCAACCACTGAACTACGCGGTTTAACGTATGACAAATGGTTTGAATTATTTATGGAGCTAGCGCTTAATATAACGAAATACCAGAGTGTAGAGGATGGGCTTAGTATCATAGAGACCGCCCAGCAGGTCAACGTGTTTGTTCAAGACCCGGCTCGTGTGAAGGTGATGAAGTTCGTTAAGCTTGCCATAGTTCTCCATCTAGAtgacgaggaggagctaGTGGAAAACCTAAGAGGGTTATTAAATCAATTCCAATTTGGAAGAAAGCCATTGCAGGTTTTCATGTACAGTCTTTCAAGTGGCCAAATGTCTCTTGATATTTTAAGCTCCACTGTGCAGCAGAAGTTCTTTCTCAGGCAGCTGAAAGCGTTCGATAGCATTCGATTTTCCCAGCATGTTAGTGGCCAAGCGTCTGTTACAAACAAAGCTGTCTCGAATCCAGCGAAGAAGAATTCGCCTTATCTGCACTATATTTATGCCACATTACTTTACTCTAGCAAAGGTTTTATGTCTGCCTTGCAATATTTGAGTCGCATGGATCCCGAACTATCAGAAGATCCAATGGTCAACTTCCTAATGGGACTTTGCTATATTCACCGCTCTATGCAGCGGCTTACAGGTACGAGACATTTCCAGATACTACAGGGTTTTCGATGTTTGTACAACTACCACCGCATTCGTTCCACCAAATATACGGAGCTAGAACGTCAAGAAGCCGACT